From Anaerohalosphaera lusitana, one genomic window encodes:
- a CDS encoding glycosyltransferase has translation MMTNTYAPYFGGVDKSIRTFTQCFREKGHQVLIVAPKADQDYKEEGVVRVSAIKNFNDIGFPATLPLPGSLHKHIEKFQPEIVHSHFPFLIGSTAMRIAARYDLPLVFTYHTMYERYIHNVNLTSDRVRQFVITFTKGYANLCDQVIAPSNSVADVLRKRGVKTPITVIPTGVDTDKYAQGDGARFRQQVGLDPDDFVVGHVGRLAEEKNLKFLCQSAKKFLQAKPDAKLLIVGDGPSRKNLESLFDGTDVADRAVFAGMKSDQDLIDSYHAADVFAFSSLTETQGMVLAEAMAAGCPVVALKAPGVNDVLEHGSNGYLLEEDSDCDRFARMLSKYHDLSEDEKGSMRSAARQTAEDYSMNNCSDKMLAEYESVLSHKRRDPEKRERNWTLLLESLKAEWDLFLKYANAAGEMFSSHATVEER, from the coding sequence ATGATGACAAATACTTACGCTCCATATTTTGGCGGCGTGGATAAGTCGATTCGCACCTTCACGCAGTGTTTCCGCGAAAAGGGACACCAGGTTCTGATAGTTGCGCCCAAGGCTGATCAGGACTACAAAGAAGAAGGCGTGGTGCGCGTCTCTGCAATAAAGAATTTCAACGACATCGGTTTTCCTGCGACATTACCGCTGCCGGGAAGCCTGCATAAGCACATTGAGAAGTTCCAGCCCGAGATAGTTCATTCGCATTTTCCTTTCCTGATAGGCAGCACCGCAATGCGAATTGCAGCAAGGTATGATCTGCCCCTGGTTTTCACCTATCATACGATGTATGAGCGGTACATTCACAATGTTAATCTCACCTCGGACAGGGTCAGGCAGTTTGTTATTACTTTTACGAAAGGCTATGCGAATCTCTGCGACCAGGTAATTGCGCCCAGCAACAGCGTTGCCGATGTGCTGCGAAAACGCGGCGTTAAAACGCCTATAACAGTTATACCGACCGGGGTGGATACGGATAAATATGCACAGGGAGACGGTGCCAGATTCAGACAGCAGGTCGGTTTGGACCCCGACGACTTTGTGGTGGGGCACGTTGGTCGTCTTGCCGAGGAGAAGAACCTGAAATTTCTCTGCCAGTCGGCTAAAAAATTTCTACAGGCAAAACCAGACGCAAAGTTGCTGATCGTTGGAGACGGGCCTAGCCGTAAGAATCTGGAGTCTCTGTTTGATGGTACAGACGTTGCTGACAGGGCTGTGTTTGCAGGCATGAAGTCGGATCAGGATCTTATAGACTCTTACCACGCAGCGGATGTCTTTGCGTTTTCCTCGTTGACGGAGACTCAGGGTATGGTTCTGGCTGAGGCAATGGCTGCAGGGTGCCCGGTGGTCGCACTTAAAGCACCCGGTGTTAACGATGTTCTCGAACACGGAAGCAATGGCTACCTTCTGGAAGAAGATTCGGATTGCGATAGATTCGCGCGGATGCTCTCAAAATACCACGATCTAAGTGAAGATGAAAAAGGCAGCATGAGATCCGCTGCAAGACAGACGGCGGAGGATTATTCCATGAATAACTGCTCCGACAAGATGCTTGCCGAATATGAGAGTGTCCTTTCACACAAAAGAAGGGACCCTGAGAAACGCGAACGCAACTGGACTTTGCTGCTGGAATCGCTCAAGGCGGAGTGGGATCTGTTTCTTAAATATGCAAATGCTGCCGGCGAGATGTTTTCTTCTCATGCAACGGTTGAGGAACGGTAA
- a CDS encoding type 1 glutamine amidotransferase domain-containing protein has protein sequence MKALILVAGGVEDMEFYYPFYRLKEAGIPVDVAGPEKGKVHGKHGYPVDINESLSSIHADDYDLLILPGGKSPETVRLYSRALEVTRQMMEAGKCVAAICHGGQVLVSADVLKGRRATCYKAIRDDLKAAGATYVDEEVVVDGNLITSRVPDDLPAFFREINNMCAAHIS, from the coding sequence ATGAAAGCTTTGATACTCGTAGCCGGTGGGGTAGAGGATATGGAATTCTACTATCCATTTTACAGGCTCAAGGAAGCTGGCATACCTGTTGACGTCGCTGGGCCCGAAAAGGGCAAGGTGCACGGCAAGCATGGATATCCGGTCGATATTAATGAATCACTGTCCAGCATTCATGCCGATGATTACGACCTGCTGATACTTCCCGGCGGTAAATCGCCAGAAACCGTGCGTCTTTACAGCAGGGCTTTGGAGGTGACACGGCAAATGATGGAGGCGGGCAAATGTGTGGCTGCGATCTGTCACGGCGGCCAGGTCCTTGTGTCAGCGGATGTGCTCAAGGGACGCAGAGCAACGTGCTACAAGGCGATACGCGACGATCTCAAGGCGGCGGGTGCTACCTACGTTGATGAAGAAGTTGTGGTTGACGGCAACCTCATAACGAGCAGAGTGCCCGATGACCTTCCTGCATTCTTCAGAGAGATCAACAATATGTGCGCAGCGCATATAAGCTAA
- a CDS encoding response regulator, producing the protein MGIRILIADDHGIVRQGIKEIVSQHEDMEVIGEAADGLTTLKLVRDLKPDIVLMDISMPDLNGVETTREIKRDYPDVKIIGLSMHSAKKFISEMLKAGASGYLLKDTGFEELINAITVVSSGQNYLSPAITETVVENYVRNSPERPNSVFSTLTKRERQILQSLAEGKTTKQTAKDLFISPKTVEAHRLNVMNKLGIDNVAMLTKYAIQEGLTSPEP; encoded by the coding sequence ATGGGCATTAGAATTTTGATTGCCGATGATCACGGCATCGTCAGGCAGGGAATAAAGGAAATTGTAAGCCAGCACGAAGACATGGAAGTCATCGGCGAAGCGGCGGATGGGCTTACGACCTTGAAACTGGTCCGGGACCTAAAACCCGACATAGTATTGATGGATATAAGCATGCCCGACCTCAACGGGGTCGAGACCACACGCGAGATCAAACGTGATTATCCCGATGTGAAAATAATCGGCCTCTCGATGCACTCAGCCAAGAAATTCATCAGCGAAATGCTCAAGGCCGGCGCATCCGGCTACCTCCTCAAGGACACGGGCTTTGAAGAGCTCATCAATGCCATTACCGTCGTCAGTTCCGGACAGAATTATCTCAGCCCGGCCATTACCGAGACAGTGGTGGAAAATTATGTCCGCAACTCCCCGGAAAGACCAAACTCCGTCTTTTCAACGCTCACAAAGCGGGAACGACAGATACTGCAGTCACTGGCCGAAGGCAAAACCACAAAGCAGACTGCCAAGGACCTGTTCATTAGCCCCAAGACGGTCGAAGCACACAGGCTCAACGTCATGAACAAACTTGGCATCGACAACGTCGCAATGCTCACAAAGTACGCTATCCAGGAAGGCCTGACCTCACCTGAACCATAA
- a CDS encoding YeeE/YedE thiosulfate transporter family protein → MLKGLHAAKGIQLVIGLITGIVFGFLLQKGGVTEYNILIGQLLLEDFTVAKVILMAIAVGMPGIFVLEKLGLVRLHIKKGSVGASLIGGIIFGVGFGLLGYCPGTVTGAAGQGSLDALLGGIPGQMLGAGLFAWWFSTLDAKILNKGDFGKLTIPDLLKVNRLVIVIAMEIAIIVSLVLLEVYA, encoded by the coding sequence GTGCTTAAGGGTTTGCATGCAGCCAAAGGTATTCAACTGGTGATCGGTTTGATCACTGGGATTGTGTTCGGATTTCTGCTGCAGAAAGGCGGGGTGACAGAATACAACATTCTGATTGGTCAGTTGCTGCTTGAAGATTTCACGGTCGCCAAGGTGATTTTGATGGCGATCGCGGTTGGAATGCCGGGCATATTCGTGCTGGAAAAACTGGGCCTTGTCAGACTGCACATTAAAAAAGGGTCAGTGGGTGCGTCGCTGATTGGCGGTATCATTTTCGGGGTTGGTTTCGGTCTGCTTGGCTACTGTCCTGGTACAGTTACCGGTGCTGCGGGTCAGGGGTCATTGGATGCTCTTCTAGGCGGAATTCCGGGTCAGATGCTCGGAGCGGGGCTGTTTGCCTGGTGGTTTTCAACGCTCGATGCAAAAATTCTCAACAAGGGGGACTTTGGTAAACTTACTATTCCCGACTTACTCAAGGTAAACCGGCTGGTAATCGTGATAGCTATGGAAATAGCGATCATAGTTTCGCTTGTGCTGTTGGAGGTTTATGCTTAG
- a CDS encoding YeeE/YedE thiosulfate transporter family protein produces MFRNKGAAIALLFAVTLCFTVIPAMAQAEESGSAVQGEDGSLLTDLRWSPYWVGAGIGVLSMFTFVLSDHPIGVSTAYARTAGMVQKLFQRRTVEENAYYQKFPPKVDWEWMFVLGIFIGAFLSAQLSGRFVLRMVPTVWQETAGPSGLLRWIFALVGGAVMGLGARWARGCTSGHGISGTLQLAVSSWIVLISLFASGVLTAMVLYYGFFI; encoded by the coding sequence ATGTTTCGCAATAAGGGTGCAGCTATTGCCTTACTGTTTGCGGTTACTCTTTGCTTCACAGTAATTCCTGCGATGGCGCAGGCGGAAGAATCCGGTTCAGCCGTGCAAGGTGAGGATGGAAGTCTACTCACGGATTTGAGGTGGTCTCCATATTGGGTAGGCGCGGGAATAGGTGTGCTGAGCATGTTCACTTTTGTGCTTTCGGATCATCCTATCGGCGTTTCCACTGCTTATGCGCGTACTGCTGGAATGGTGCAGAAACTGTTTCAGCGCAGGACTGTGGAAGAGAATGCTTATTACCAGAAATTTCCGCCTAAGGTTGACTGGGAGTGGATGTTTGTGCTTGGCATTTTCATTGGTGCGTTTCTGTCTGCCCAGCTTAGCGGCAGATTTGTACTGAGGATGGTTCCTACTGTGTGGCAGGAGACAGCCGGCCCGTCGGGTCTGCTCAGATGGATCTTCGCACTGGTCGGTGGTGCTGTTATGGGCCTCGGTGCCCGATGGGCACGCGGGTGCACCAGTGGGCATGGCATCAGCGGTACACTCCAGCTTGCGGTCAGCAGTTGGATCGTTTTGATCAGTCTGTTTGCCAGCGGTGTTCTCACTGCTATGGTCCTGTATTATGGTTTCTTTATCTGA
- a CDS encoding MBL fold metallo-hydrolase, with amino-acid sequence MFLEKIKSEGIAHLSYMLGSGGQAAVIDPRRDIDVYLQMAREKGVNITHIFETHRNEDYVIGSLPLMDKTGSQIYHSGATKFSYGQSVSEGNEFEIGDLKLKILETPGHTFDSISIAVIDSNFSDDPVGVFTGDALFIGDVGRTDFFPDRAEEVAGLLYESIFNKLLPLGDDVILYPAHGAGSVCGSGMASREFSTIGYERKHNPVLQKTDKGEFVNYKVNEHHYQPPYFKKMEEYNQFGPPEKDMQKPVKRMNVSTFEKSQDSGMLVLDARSPEAFAGCFIPGSLAIPLNMIPAYAGWLIPYDQPIGLVVENKADVGQAVRHLCRLGYDNVVGYLGQGIHQWEKSGLIYDMIPAVHAQELKKRIENQTDFTLLDVRTVSEFEKGHLPIAQHMYLGYLPRQIDQLDRNKLITTFCGSGRRAIIAASYLKMNGFRFVEDCLGSMAACSKLGCPVTS; translated from the coding sequence ATGTTTTTAGAAAAGATCAAATCAGAAGGTATTGCTCATCTGTCGTACATGCTCGGAAGCGGCGGCCAGGCAGCAGTGATCGATCCCAGACGGGACATAGACGTTTATCTGCAAATGGCGCGTGAGAAGGGAGTGAATATAACGCACATTTTCGAAACGCATCGCAATGAGGATTATGTGATCGGTTCTCTGCCTTTGATGGACAAAACCGGATCGCAGATATATCACAGCGGTGCAACGAAATTCTCGTATGGGCAGTCGGTGAGTGAAGGGAATGAGTTTGAGATAGGCGATCTTAAGCTGAAAATTCTTGAAACGCCCGGCCATACGTTCGACAGTATTTCGATAGCTGTGATCGACAGCAACTTCAGTGATGACCCTGTTGGTGTGTTTACCGGAGATGCGTTGTTTATAGGTGATGTTGGGCGTACCGACTTTTTCCCTGACAGGGCAGAGGAGGTCGCAGGACTTTTGTATGAGAGCATTTTCAATAAACTGCTGCCTCTGGGTGACGATGTCATTCTCTATCCTGCTCATGGAGCGGGCTCGGTCTGCGGGTCGGGAATGGCATCACGGGAGTTCTCAACGATTGGATACGAAAGAAAGCACAATCCTGTGCTGCAGAAGACCGACAAGGGCGAATTCGTTAACTACAAGGTTAATGAGCATCACTATCAGCCTCCTTACTTCAAGAAGATGGAGGAATACAACCAATTCGGGCCGCCCGAAAAGGATATGCAAAAGCCGGTGAAAAGAATGAATGTCTCGACTTTCGAGAAGAGTCAGGACAGTGGAATGTTAGTATTGGATGCTAGGAGTCCGGAAGCTTTTGCAGGCTGCTTTATTCCGGGCAGTCTGGCGATTCCGCTGAACATGATACCAGCCTATGCAGGATGGCTTATACCTTATGACCAACCGATCGGCCTGGTTGTTGAAAACAAAGCCGACGTGGGGCAGGCGGTAAGGCACCTCTGCCGGCTCGGTTACGACAATGTCGTTGGGTATCTCGGGCAGGGTATTCACCAGTGGGAAAAGAGCGGGCTCATCTACGACATGATCCCGGCTGTTCATGCGCAAGAATTGAAGAAGAGGATCGAGAATCAAACGGACTTTACTTTGCTGGATGTGCGGACCGTATCGGAATTCGAAAAAGGGCACCTGCCGATCGCTCAGCATATGTACCTTGGGTATTTGCCCAGACAGATCGATCAGTTGGACCGCAATAAACTGATCACCACGTTCTGCGGAAGCGGCAGACGTGCTATCATCGCGGCCTCTTATCTGAAGATGAACGGCTTTAGATTTGTGGAGGACTGCCTGGGCTCGATGGCAGCGTGCTCAAAGCTGGGATGTCCTGTAACTTCTTAA